In Aythya fuligula isolate bAytFul2 chromosome 14, bAytFul2.pri, whole genome shotgun sequence, the following proteins share a genomic window:
- the LOC116494956 gene encoding LOW QUALITY PROTEIN: protocadherin gamma-A10-like (The sequence of the model RefSeq protein was modified relative to this genomic sequence to represent the inferred CDS: substituted 1 base at 1 genomic stop codon), translating to MAQLFGACQALFQEQQASCSGPAARPNKGCWRHKAAVVAQRQXALLCCVLVATWEAPWGQLRYSVPEELPKGSFVGDVAKDLALQLATLRDRGARILDRGRTRYFSLHANSGHLVTAERLDREQLCRLMERCVLRCAVIVDGEMKVYEIEVEITDINDNVPSFVEAEKELRMSEMTAPGLRFPLSKAHDPDVGVNSLQSYELSGDEHFSLSVQAGADGEKRPELVLAKALDREEAAFHELVLRASDGGEPARTGTARIRVSVLDANDNAPVFSQAVYAVRVPEDVPVGSTLLTLTATDVDEGINANVKYSVKKATDLASEIFYLDPETGSIRLLRSLDFEEGDSYEMEVQAHDGGGLSDTATVSISVTDVNDNAPEISVRSALSEISEDAPSGTVVALLHVQDRDSGANGEVRCSLVGDVPFRLRSSVGSYYSVVTARELDREEVSEYNVTVWASDGGSPSLRSSAVLALRVLDVNDNAPVFAEARYSARLPENNAEGALVLTVRAWDADWGQNARVRYRLAEGRVRGAPLSSYVSVQAETGALYALRSFDYEEVREVGLWVRAEDGGAPALSSNVSVRLLIVDENDNAPQVLYPPMAAASGAGWTGVELAPRSAEPGALVAKVVAVDADAGQNAWLSYELAKATEPGLFRVGLHSGEVRTARSPLARDAPRHSLVVVVKDQGRPALSATATLTVVLAESVAELLSELGSAAAPAEPGGSLTRWLVLAVAAVSCLFVAFLLLLLALRLRRWRRSQLLPPASGALRGVPASHFVGIDGVRAFLHSYSHEVSLTADSRKSQRRWAADSCCNSLPARLSSEVSLAVSSIENHFVEYGG from the exons ATGGCACAGCTGTTCGGTGCGTGTCAGGCCTTATTTCAAGAGCAGCAGGCTAGTTGCAGCGGACCTGCCGCGCGACCGAACAAGGGATGCTGGAGGCACAAGGCTGCAGTTGTTGC ACAGAGGCAGTGAGCGCTGCTGTGTTGCGTGTTGGTGGCGACGTGGGAGGCGCCGTGGGGGCAGCTGCGCTATTCGGTGCCCGAGGAGCTGCCCAAGGGCTCTTTCGTGGGCGACGTGGCCAAGGACCTGGCGCTGCAGCTGGCGACGCTCCGCGACCGCGGCGCCCGTATCCTGGACCGAGGTAGGACGCGGTATTTCTCTCTGCATGCGAACAGCGGCCACCTGGTGACGGCGGAGAGGCTAGATAGAGAGCAGCTGTGCCGGCTGATGGAGCGATGCGTGTTGCGCTGTGCGGTGATTGTAGACGGTGAGATGAAGGTTTACGAGATCGAAGTGGAAATCACGGACATTAACGACAACGTGCCAAGCTTCGTAGAAGCAGAAAAGGAACTGAGAATGAGCGAGATGACAGCTCCGGGGTTGCGCTTTCCCCTGTCTAAGGCTCACGACCCGGACGTGGGAGTGAATTCCCTGCAGAGCTACGAGCTGAGCGGCGACGAGCACTTCTCGCTGTCCGTGCAGGCGGGAGCCGACGGCGAGAAGCGTCCCGAGCTGGTGCTGGCCAAGGCGCTGGACCGGGAGGAGGCGGCGTTTCACGAGCTGGTGCTGAGGGCGAGCGACGGCGGCGAGCCGGCACGGACGGGCACGGCGCGCATCCGCGTGTCTGTGCTGGACGCCAACGACAACGCGCCCGTGTTCAGCCAGGCGGTGTACGCGGTGCGCGTGCCCGAGGACGTGCCCGTGGGCTCCACGCTCCTCACCCTCACGGCCACCGACGTCGACGAGGGAATCAACGCGAATGTGAAATACTCCGTTAAGAAAGCTACAGACCTAGCATCGGAAATTTTCTACCTGGATCCGGAGACGGGATCGATCAGGCTGTTGAGGAGCCTGGACTTCGAGGAAGGAGACTCCTACGAAATGGAGGTGCAAGCCCATGACGGCGGTGGCCTTTCCGACACGGCTACGGTCTCGATCTCGGTGACCGACGTGAACGACAACGCGCCCGAGATTTCGGTGCGGTCGGCACTCAGCGAGATCTCGGAGGACGCGCCTTCGGGGACGGTGGTGGCCCTGCTGCACGTGCAGGACCGCGACTCGGGCGCCAACGGCGAGGTGCGGTGCTCGCTGGTCGGCGACGTGCCGTTCCGTCTGCGGAGCTCGGTGGGCAGCTACTACAGCGTGGTGACGGCGCGGGAGCTGGACCGGGAGGAGGTGTCGGAGTACAACGTGACGGTGTGGGCGTCGGACGGCGGGTCGCCGTCGCTGCGCAGCAGCGCGGTGCTGGCGCTGCGCGTGCTGGACGTGAACGACAACGCGCCGGTGTTCGCGGAGGCGCGCTACAGCGCCCGTCTGCCCGAGAACAACGCCGAGGGCGCGCTGGTGCTGACGGTGCGGGCGTGGGACGCGGACTGGGGGCAGAACGCGCGCGTGCGCTACCGGCTGGCGGAGGGGCGCGTGCGGGGCGCGCCGCTGTCGTCCTACGTGTCGGTGCAGGCGGAGACGGGCGCGCTGTACGCGCTGCGCTCGTTCGACTACGAGGAGGTGCGCGAGGTGGGGCTGTGGGTGCGGGCGGAGGACGGCGGCGCGCCGGCGCTGAGCAGCAACGTGTCGGTGCGGCTGCTGATCGTGGACGAGAACGACAACGCGCCGCAGGTGCTGTACCCGCCGATGGCGGCGGCGTCGGGCGCGGGCTGGACGGGCGTGGAGCTGGCGCCGCGCTCGGCGGAGCCCGGCGCGCTGGTGGCCAAGGTGGTGGCGGTGGACGCGGACGCGGGGCAGAACGCGTGGCTGTCCTACGAGCTGGCCAAGGCGACGGAACCGGGGCTGTTCCGCGTGGGGCTGCACAGCGGCGAGGTGCGCACGGCGCGCTCGCCGCTGGCCCGCGACGCGCCCAGGCACagcctggtggtggtggtgaaggaCCAGGGCCGGCCGGCGCTGTCGGCCACGGCCACGCTGACGGTGGTGCTGGCCGAGAGCGTGGCCGAGCTGCTGTCGGAGCTGGGCAGCGCGGCGGCGCCGGCCGAGCCCGGCGGCAGCCTGACGCGCTGGCTGGTGCTGGCCGTGGCGGCCGTGTCGTGCCTCTTCGtcgccttcctgctgctgctgctggcgctgcgCCTGCGGCGCTGGCGCCGCTCGCAGCTGCTGCCGCCGGCCAGCGGCGCCTTGCGCGGCGTGCCGGCCTCGCACTTCGTGGGCATCGACGGCGTCCGCGCCTTCCTGCACTCCTACTCGCACGAGGTGTCGCTCACCGCCGACTCGCGCAAGAGCCAGCGGCGCTGGGCGGCCGACAGCTGCTGCAACAGCCTTCCGGCCCGTCTGTCTTCGGAGGTTTCACTTGCTGTCTCTTCTATTGAAAATCACTTTGTCGAGTATGGAGGCTGA